The DNA sequence GCCAGTCGTGCCGACTCCCGTCCCACAGCAGCATCAGGCCCGCTTGCGCCTTGCGCTCGCGGCGCTTGCGGTGCCGGCGGGGGCGACGGCGCCAGACCGCCGGTACGCCGGCCGCCCGCAAGATCCGCCGCACCGAGGCGACCGAAACCCGCAGCGGCGGCGTCTCGGTGGCCAGCTTCTCGGTGAAATGCGCGTCGTTGAAGTCCACGTACTTCTTCTGCCGCAGATGAACGATCCGCCTCCGCACCGCCGGCGCGAGCGTGTGCGTCGGCGCGCGGCCCGTATTGCCGTGCCGCAGTGCCTGCCGCCCTTCCTTCGCCACCCGCTCCCGCACTCGCCGCACCTGCCGCACGGAGAGCGCGAGGACCAGGGCCCCCTGTGCCAACGTCAGCTTGCCGGCGCGCAGCCGGCCGATCACATCCCACCGCTTCCACTGTCCCTCGCTCATCAGGTCCATCCCCTTTCCATGCCAGGGGGGAGGACAAATTCACTGAGCGCTTAAGGGGGACAAAATCACTGAGCGACGACACCCCGAGGGCCGTCCCTTGACCCCTGTCGACGCAGCGTGTTAGCTGCCTCGCGCTTCTTCGCGTCGGGCCAATGCGGTTCTACGAGTACGAAGCCAAGGCCCTCTTCGCCCGCCACGGCACGCCGCTCCTCCGGGGCCGTGTCGCACGCACCGCCGCCGAGGCCGCGGAGATCGCCCGCGACCTCGCCGTCCCGGTCGTCCTCAAATCGCAGGTGCTGACCGGCGGCCGCATGAAGGCCGGCGGCGTCAAGTTCGCTGACACGCCGGCCGCGGCCGAGGCCGCCGCCCGGGCGATCCTGGCGCTCGAGATCAGGGGGCAGAAGCCGCGCGGCGTGCTGGTCGAGGAGCGCGCGGCCGTGGC is a window from the Deltaproteobacteria bacterium genome containing:
- a CDS encoding ISNCY family transposase — protein: MDLMSEGQWKRWDVIGRLRAGKLTLAQGALVLALSVRQVRRVRERVAKEGRQALRHGNTGRAPTHTLAPAVRRRIVHLRQKKYVDFNDAHFTEKLATETPPLRVSVASVRRILRAAGVPAVWRRRPRRHRKRRERKAQAGLMLLWDGSRHDWLEGRGPWLCLVGAIDDATGELLPGAHFVEQECAAAYLRVLHAIATTCGLPGSIYMDQHGALKRNDDHWTLAEELRGRQDPTQVGGALEALAIACIYALSPQAKGRVERLWGTLQDRLTSELRLAQARTVADANAVL